The Hyperolius riggenbachi isolate aHypRig1 chromosome 3, aHypRig1.pri, whole genome shotgun sequence genome window below encodes:
- the LOC137562521 gene encoding vitelline membrane outer layer protein 1-like isoform X3, with protein sequence MLRTVESPQGREDDTALNGIQLYCMSHLDDKVVATITSTRGSWGRWTGAQFCPSGVIYRFSLKVEQPIVDGDDTAANNIMFQCSDYTMLRGYGEHWGTFGSWSNVCRRGICGIKTRVEGPQGNGDDTALNDVQFRCC encoded by the exons GTTGAATCTCCCCAAGGGAGGGAAGATGACACGGCTCTGAATGGCATCCAGCTGTACTGCATGTCACATTTGGATGATAAAGTTGTAGCAACAATAACCTCCACCAGAGGAAG CTGGGGACGTTGGACGGGGGCTCAGTTTTGTCCTTCTGGGGTTATCTACAGGTTTTCTTTGAAGGTTGAGCAACCCATTGTCGATGGTGACGACACTGCAGCCAACAACATCATGTTCCAGTGCTCAGATTACACTATGCTGAGAGGGTACGGTGAGCACTGGGGGACATTTGGAAGCTGGAGCAATGTCTGCCGCAGAGGCATCTGTGGCATCAAGACCAGGGTGGAAGGACCCCAGGGGAACGGAGATGACACCGCTCTCAACGATGTGCAGTTCCGATGTTGTTAA
- the LOC137562521 gene encoding vitelline membrane outer layer protein 1-like isoform X2 has protein sequence MLVNPVESPQGREDDTALNGIQLYCMSHLDDKVVATITSTRGSWGRWTGAQFCPSGVIYRFSLKVEQPIVDGDDTAANNIMFQCSDYTMLRGYGEHWGTFGSWSNVCRRGICGIKTRVEGPQGNGDDTALNDVQFRCC, from the exons GTTGAATCTCCCCAAGGGAGGGAAGATGACACGGCTCTGAATGGCATCCAGCTGTACTGCATGTCACATTTGGATGATAAAGTTGTAGCAACAATAACCTCCACCAGAGGAAG CTGGGGACGTTGGACGGGGGCTCAGTTTTGTCCTTCTGGGGTTATCTACAGGTTTTCTTTGAAGGTTGAGCAACCCATTGTCGATGGTGACGACACTGCAGCCAACAACATCATGTTCCAGTGCTCAGATTACACTATGCTGAGAGGGTACGGTGAGCACTGGGGGACATTTGGAAGCTGGAGCAATGTCTGCCGCAGAGGCATCTGTGGCATCAAGACCAGGGTGGAAGGACCCCAGGGGAACGGAGATGACACCGCTCTCAACGATGTGCAGTTCCGATGTTGTTAA